A genomic segment from Nocardiopsis sp. Huas11 encodes:
- a CDS encoding ATP/GTP-binding protein — MASEGAGPVPDTLKILVAGGFGAGKTTLVSAVSEVESLHTEEVMTSESVGVDDLVGVEGKTTTTVALDFGRITLDESTVVYLFGTPGQKRFEFMWAELVEGALGAVVLADTRRLSDSFGAIDFFESRGVPFVVAVNCFDGQRTHRGDDVRVALDLEEKVPLLLCDARSRESAKEVLVELVALVLRMELSGV, encoded by the coding sequence ATGGCCTCCGAGGGGGCGGGACCCGTTCCCGATACCTTGAAGATCCTGGTCGCCGGGGGTTTCGGCGCGGGCAAGACCACCCTGGTCTCGGCGGTGAGCGAGGTGGAGTCGCTGCACACCGAGGAGGTGATGACCTCCGAGAGCGTGGGTGTGGACGACCTGGTCGGGGTGGAGGGCAAGACCACGACGACGGTGGCGCTGGACTTCGGCCGGATCACGTTGGACGAGTCCACGGTGGTGTACCTGTTCGGGACGCCGGGCCAGAAGCGCTTCGAGTTCATGTGGGCGGAGCTGGTGGAGGGGGCGCTGGGCGCGGTGGTGCTGGCCGACACGCGCCGGCTGTCGGACTCCTTCGGGGCGATCGACTTCTTCGAGAGCCGCGGGGTGCCGTTCGTGGTGGCGGTGAACTGCTTCGACGGGCAGCGTACGCACCGCGGGGACGACGTGCGGGTGGCGTTGGACCTGGAGGAGAAGGTGCCGCTGCTGTTGTGCGACGCGCGCAGTCGGGAGTCGGCCAAGGAGGTGCTGGTGGAGCTGGTGGCCCTGGTGCTGAGGATGGAGTTGTCGGGGGTCTGA
- a CDS encoding APC family permease, producing the protein MSKTTPRLERVLKLPHLVLFGLAYLVPTTILTVYGVATALSGGRLPSAVLVALVAMLFTAYSYGRMSRVYTSTGSAYVYAQKSLGPRTGFMVGWTMMLDYLFLPLINYITIGLYLNAQFPSVPDWVWIIGFLVVITALNVRGIQIVARANTFIVGAQIAFLLLFFALSARHLFGQADIHPLAPFVGTGLEILPVIAAAAILTESFLGFDAVTTLSEEAENPGRDVPRAIMLVTLLGGLIFVAASWFGHMVFPDHTRFTDVDSAALDIMRALGGDLLAALLTTALIIGSFGSALSSQASVSRVLYAMGRDGTLPRRVFGRLSPRYSTPAANIVLVGTVSVGAVFLDIETVASFISFGALVAFSAVNLSVICHFVVRERMRTRADLVRYGLVPGVGLALTVYLWTNLSGLAFVIGGVWALIGLAQLAYVTRGFRQAPPEMNFDERTAERVEA; encoded by the coding sequence TTGTCAAAGACGACCCCCCGGTTGGAGCGCGTCCTCAAGCTCCCGCATCTGGTGCTGTTCGGCCTGGCCTACCTCGTGCCGACGACCATCCTGACCGTCTACGGCGTGGCCACGGCCCTGTCCGGGGGCCGCCTGCCCTCCGCCGTGCTGGTCGCCCTGGTCGCCATGCTCTTCACCGCCTACTCCTACGGGCGGATGTCGCGGGTCTACACCTCGACCGGCTCGGCCTACGTCTACGCCCAGAAGTCGCTCGGGCCGCGGACCGGGTTCATGGTGGGCTGGACGATGATGCTGGACTACCTGTTCCTGCCGCTGATCAACTACATCACCATCGGCCTGTACCTGAACGCCCAGTTCCCCTCCGTGCCCGACTGGGTGTGGATCATCGGCTTCCTGGTCGTGATCACGGCCCTGAACGTGCGCGGCATCCAGATCGTGGCCCGCGCCAACACCTTCATCGTCGGCGCCCAGATCGCGTTCCTGCTGCTGTTCTTCGCCCTGAGCGCCCGGCACCTGTTCGGCCAGGCCGACATCCATCCGCTGGCTCCCTTCGTGGGCACCGGGCTGGAGATCCTGCCGGTCATCGCGGCCGCGGCCATCCTCACCGAGTCCTTCCTGGGCTTCGACGCGGTCACCACGCTCTCGGAGGAGGCGGAGAACCCCGGCCGCGACGTCCCCCGGGCGATCATGCTCGTCACCCTGCTGGGCGGGCTGATCTTCGTGGCCGCCTCATGGTTCGGGCACATGGTCTTCCCCGACCACACCCGCTTCACCGACGTGGACTCCGCGGCGCTGGACATCATGCGCGCCCTGGGCGGCGACCTGCTGGCGGCGCTGCTGACCACCGCGCTGATCATCGGCTCCTTCGGCTCCGCGCTCAGCTCCCAGGCCAGCGTCTCGCGCGTGCTCTACGCCATGGGGCGCGACGGCACACTCCCCCGCCGCGTCTTCGGCCGGCTCAGCCCCCGCTACTCGACCCCCGCGGCCAACATCGTGCTGGTCGGCACGGTCTCCGTGGGCGCGGTGTTCCTGGACATCGAGACCGTGGCCTCCTTCATCAGCTTCGGCGCCCTGGTGGCCTTCTCCGCGGTGAACCTGTCGGTGATCTGCCACTTCGTGGTCCGCGAGCGGATGCGCACCCGTGCCGACCTGGTCCGCTACGGGCTCGTGCCCGGCGTCGGGCTGGCGCTGACGGTGTACCTGTGGACCAACCTGAGCGGCCTGGCCTTCGTCATCGGCGGCGTGTGGGCGCTGATCGGCCTGGCCCAGCTCGCCTATGTCACCCGCGGGTTCCGCCAGGCCCCGCCGGAGATGAACTTCGACGAGCGCACGGCCGAGCGCGTGGAGGCCTGA
- a CDS encoding TetR/AcrR family transcriptional regulator, which produces MEHVKKPDQRTERARRTRAKIVEAARELFVEHGYGATNLQEVADRAGVAVQTVYYVFRNKRTLFKDVIDTAIAGDTEPVATMDREWFRSACAEPTAAAQLRSHVHGTRQVLERVAPVMPLIAAASATDPEIAAQWPEGEEPRYTVQHAAARALAAKPDLRPGVSATTAADLLFGLLSPQLYLLFVRDRGWSPQRWEDWALATLRAQLCAD; this is translated from the coding sequence GTGGAACACGTCAAGAAACCGGACCAGCGGACCGAGCGGGCGCGCCGGACCCGCGCGAAGATCGTCGAGGCGGCCCGGGAGCTGTTCGTCGAACACGGGTACGGAGCGACCAACCTCCAAGAGGTCGCCGACCGGGCCGGCGTGGCCGTCCAGACCGTCTACTACGTCTTTCGCAACAAGCGCACGCTGTTCAAGGACGTCATCGACACCGCCATCGCCGGCGACACCGAGCCGGTCGCGACCATGGACCGGGAGTGGTTCCGCTCCGCGTGCGCCGAGCCCACCGCCGCCGCACAGCTGCGCTCGCACGTGCACGGCACCCGGCAGGTCCTGGAGCGCGTCGCGCCGGTCATGCCGCTGATCGCGGCGGCCTCGGCCACCGACCCCGAGATCGCCGCCCAGTGGCCCGAGGGCGAGGAACCGCGCTACACCGTGCAGCACGCCGCCGCCCGGGCGCTGGCCGCCAAGCCGGACCTGCGACCCGGCGTCAGCGCCACGACGGCCGCCGACCTGCTCTTCGGGTTGCTCAGCCCGCAGCTGTACCTGCTCTTCGTGCGTGATCGCGGCTGGTCGCCGCAGCGGTGGGAGGACTGGGCGCTGGCGACACTGCGCGCCCAGCTGTGCGCCGACTGA
- a CDS encoding class I SAM-dependent methyltransferase: MDTARPRTELEQEQDQRDYLEGFYSQGPPPWDTGITPPELVALVEGENPLPAGRALELGFGTGTNAVYLARHGWDVVGVDLVERAVEEARHRAARAGVAPRLLHGDATRLDEVDAPGPFDLFFDLSCLCGIPPHRRDAYVAGLTRRAVPGALLLMFGYGLGAFDDPQAGVSTEEIATRFTGWELVETTPGTNPFPTFWFTLRRH, encoded by the coding sequence GTGGACACCGCACGACCGCGCACCGAACTCGAGCAGGAGCAGGACCAGCGCGACTACCTGGAGGGCTTCTACAGCCAGGGCCCGCCGCCGTGGGACACCGGCATCACCCCGCCCGAGCTCGTGGCCCTGGTGGAGGGCGAGAACCCGCTGCCGGCGGGCCGCGCCCTCGAACTGGGCTTCGGCACCGGGACCAACGCCGTGTACCTGGCCCGGCACGGCTGGGACGTGGTGGGGGTGGACCTGGTGGAGCGCGCCGTGGAGGAGGCCCGCCACAGGGCCGCGCGGGCGGGCGTGGCGCCGCGTCTGCTGCACGGCGACGCCACCCGGCTCGACGAGGTGGACGCACCCGGCCCGTTCGACCTGTTCTTCGATCTGAGCTGCCTGTGCGGCATCCCCCCGCACCGCCGCGACGCCTACGTCGCGGGCCTGACCCGCCGTGCGGTGCCCGGCGCGCTGCTGCTGATGTTCGGCTACGGCCTCGGCGCCTTCGACGACCCGCAGGCGGGCGTGAGCACCGAGGAGATCGCCACCAGGTTCACCGGCTGGGAGCTGGTCGAGACCACCCCGGGCACCAACCCCTTCCCCACCTTCTGGTTCACCCTGCGCCGCCACTGA
- a CDS encoding TIGR03086 family metal-binding protein: MPEPIDLHASAMDEFDRRVRAVGTADWALPTPCADWDVHDLVDHLVTEQLWVPHLLAGGRVEEMAEELAGDNLGEEPAATWAVASREARLAWLSPGALERTVHLSMGDAPGENYLWEMTFDLAVHAWDLARAVGADERLDPDLVAALREWAGDRPMGPGPMFDAPADLSRDAGPQERLLALTGRTP; the protein is encoded by the coding sequence ATGCCCGAGCCGATCGACCTGCACGCCAGCGCCATGGACGAGTTCGACCGCAGGGTCAGGGCCGTGGGCACGGCCGACTGGGCGCTGCCCACGCCCTGCGCCGACTGGGACGTGCACGACCTGGTCGACCACCTGGTGACCGAACAGCTGTGGGTGCCGCACCTGCTCGCCGGCGGCCGGGTGGAGGAGATGGCCGAGGAGCTCGCGGGCGACAACCTCGGTGAGGAACCCGCCGCCACCTGGGCGGTGGCCTCCCGTGAGGCCCGTCTGGCCTGGCTCTCGCCCGGGGCGCTGGAGCGCACCGTGCACCTGTCCATGGGCGACGCCCCCGGCGAGAACTACCTGTGGGAGATGACCTTCGACCTGGCCGTGCACGCCTGGGACCTGGCCCGGGCGGTGGGCGCCGACGAGCGCCTCGACCCGGACCTGGTGGCGGCGCTGCGGGAGTGGGCGGGGGACCGGCCGATGGGGCCGGGTCCGATGTTCGACGCCCCCGCCGATCTCTCGCGGGACGCCGGGCCCCAGGAGCGGCTGCTGGCCCTGACCGGGCGCACCCCCTGA
- a CDS encoding amidase: MDVHDYARHDAVGLAALIRQGRVSAAEVETAARRALTDAHARLNALTGPLFDAPTDHDPDGPLAGVPFVIKDSGPFARGVPSALGSRGLLAVARRDHTLMARLRAAGLTALGQSTAPELGLNFATESRRHGPTRNPWDAAFGVGGSSGGAAALVAAGAVPFAHGNDGAGSLRVPASACGVVGLKPTRGRTPCGPDAGEAGYGLVTEFGLTRTVRDAAHLLDALGAPPLGEKFVAPAPAVPFAEAVRRDPGRLRIAVTTRPWAETEVDATVAEAALDTARALEWFGHTVVEDAPVLDPEDVVEGCVLAATATGTALLRLPRLPDPAGLEAVSRQVLAEARRCTAVEVAAALDAQHRVTRTVSRFLDDHDLLVTPTLGRTPAPHGTLDYDAPGHSVRSWLRRILSYGPFTAPFNVSGHPAISLPLAQSPRGLPIGVQLVAAAGREDLLLMVAAQLEAALPWHDRLPPAHV; the protein is encoded by the coding sequence GTGGACGTGCACGACTACGCCCGGCACGACGCCGTCGGCCTGGCCGCCCTGATCCGCCAGGGCCGGGTCAGCGCCGCCGAGGTCGAGACGGCCGCCAGGCGCGCGCTCACCGACGCCCACGCCCGGCTCAACGCCCTCACCGGGCCGCTCTTCGACGCGCCGACCGACCACGACCCCGACGGTCCCCTGGCCGGGGTGCCCTTCGTCATCAAGGACAGCGGCCCCTTCGCTCGGGGCGTGCCCTCCGCTCTGGGCAGCAGGGGCCTGCTCGCGGTGGCCCGGCGCGACCATACCCTGATGGCACGCCTGCGCGCCGCCGGGCTCACCGCCCTGGGCCAGAGCACGGCGCCCGAACTCGGGCTCAACTTCGCCACCGAGTCCCGCCGCCACGGGCCCACCCGCAACCCCTGGGACGCCGCGTTCGGCGTCGGCGGCTCCAGCGGGGGAGCGGCCGCGCTGGTGGCCGCCGGAGCGGTCCCCTTCGCCCACGGCAACGACGGGGCCGGGTCCCTGCGCGTGCCCGCCTCCGCCTGCGGCGTGGTCGGGCTCAAGCCCACCCGGGGGCGCACCCCCTGCGGTCCCGACGCCGGGGAGGCGGGATACGGGCTCGTGACGGAGTTCGGCCTCACCCGCACCGTGCGCGATGCCGCCCACCTGCTGGACGCCCTGGGCGCCCCGCCCCTGGGCGAGAAGTTCGTGGCCCCCGCGCCCGCCGTCCCCTTCGCCGAGGCCGTGCGCCGCGACCCCGGGCGGCTCCGGATCGCGGTGACCACCCGCCCCTGGGCCGAGACGGAGGTCGACGCCACCGTGGCCGAGGCGGCCCTGGACACCGCCCGCGCCCTGGAGTGGTTCGGCCACACCGTGGTCGAGGACGCCCCGGTCCTGGACCCCGAGGACGTGGTGGAGGGCTGCGTCCTGGCCGCCACGGCCACCGGCACCGCCCTGCTGCGACTGCCCCGCCTACCCGACCCGGCAGGGCTGGAGGCCGTCTCCCGCCAGGTCCTGGCCGAGGCACGGCGGTGCACCGCGGTGGAGGTCGCCGCCGCCCTGGACGCCCAGCACCGCGTCACCCGCACCGTGTCCCGGTTCCTGGACGACCACGACCTGCTGGTCACCCCCACCCTGGGGCGCACGCCCGCGCCGCACGGCACACTGGACTACGACGCCCCCGGGCACTCCGTGCGCTCCTGGCTGCGCAGGATCTTGTCCTACGGGCCCTTCACGGCGCCCTTCAACGTCTCCGGGCATCCCGCGATCAGCCTGCCCCTGGCCCAGAGCCCGCGCGGGCTCCCCATCGGCGTCCAGCTGGTGGCCGCCGCCGGCCGCGAGGACCTGCTCCTGATGGTGGCCGCCCAGCTGGAGGCGGCCCTGCCCTGGCACGACCGGCTGCCGCCCGCCCACGTGTGA
- a CDS encoding DeoR/GlpR family DNA-binding transcription regulator — MLAAQRQERILDQVRRAGAVRVADLVESLAVSDMTIRRDLDALEERGALRKVHGGAVSAQGPRTEEPGFEAKATRQAAEKRAIARAVAGLVEPHSAVGLSAGTTTAAVAEHLCEIPGLTVVTNSLRVAQVLYGAPRQDRTVALTGGFRTPSDALVGPLALTSLRGLNLDVLILGVHGMGVRSGFTTPNLMEAETDRALVEAAGTLVVAADHTKWGTVGVSTIAPLDRCDVLVTDTGLDAAAHRALTEHVGRVVTAPSAEDG, encoded by the coding sequence TTGCTGGCCGCCCAACGGCAGGAGCGGATCCTCGACCAGGTACGGCGGGCCGGAGCGGTCCGCGTCGCCGACCTCGTCGAGAGCCTGGCGGTGTCGGACATGACCATCCGGCGCGACCTCGACGCGCTGGAGGAGCGCGGCGCCCTGCGCAAGGTGCACGGCGGAGCCGTCAGCGCCCAGGGCCCGCGTACCGAGGAGCCCGGATTCGAGGCCAAGGCGACCCGCCAGGCAGCCGAGAAGCGCGCCATCGCCCGCGCCGTGGCCGGCCTGGTCGAACCGCACAGCGCCGTGGGCCTGTCCGCGGGCACCACCACCGCGGCCGTGGCCGAACACCTGTGCGAGATCCCCGGTCTCACCGTGGTCACCAACTCCCTGCGTGTGGCCCAGGTCCTGTACGGCGCCCCGCGCCAGGACCGCACCGTCGCGCTCACCGGCGGATTCCGCACCCCCTCCGACGCCCTCGTCGGTCCGCTCGCCCTGACCTCCCTGCGCGGCCTCAACCTCGACGTGCTCATCCTGGGCGTGCACGGCATGGGGGTCCGCTCCGGCTTCACCACCCCCAACCTCATGGAGGCCGAGACCGACCGCGCCCTGGTGGAGGCCGCCGGCACGCTCGTGGTCGCCGCCGACCACACCAAGTGGGGCACGGTGGGGGTCAGCACCATCGCCCCGCTGGACCGGTGCGACGTGCTCGTCACCGACACCGGCCTCGACGCCGCCGCGCACCGGGCCCTGACCGAGCACGTGGGCCGCGTGGTGACCGCTCCATCCGCAGAGGACGGGTGA
- a CDS encoding ABC transporter substrate-binding protein codes for MHPRPPAPPGPARRTLLRGLAGAGTLAALPALAGCSSTDPNTVTLTSNRANAAQRAAMQDIVGLFEERSGHSVEINTFDSTSFQESINNYLQGTPDDVIAWFAGYRTRFFAERGLISDVSAVWEELDGAFTDQVRDLCSGPDGKQYMIPDSTAPWAVFHRRSLFEENGYEAPTTRAEFVELCERMRRDGLEPIASGVREGWPAMGMFDHLNLRLNGPEFHLELLDGLHSWDSPEVRAVFGAWAELLPHHQADPLGRGINEAQTALVRREAGMMLCGMFLTHVFPEGEDLDDLDCFPFPEFDSEIGADVVEAPIDGFMASGTLRNPEAAHALLAHFGTREAEEVYTAVDPQALPLRLDADTSAFSPLEAKVNDMVVNAGALTQYMDRDSRPDFASIVMIPALQRFLSRPDDIADLTASIQRQKLSIFGQ; via the coding sequence ATGCACCCCCGACCTCCGGCGCCGCCCGGACCGGCCCGCCGCACCCTGCTGCGAGGGCTGGCGGGCGCCGGGACCCTCGCGGCCCTGCCCGCCCTGGCCGGCTGCTCCTCCACCGACCCGAACACCGTCACCCTGACTTCCAACCGCGCCAACGCCGCCCAGCGCGCGGCCATGCAGGACATCGTCGGCCTCTTCGAGGAGCGGTCCGGGCACAGCGTGGAGATCAACACCTTCGACTCCACGTCCTTCCAGGAGAGCATCAACAACTACCTCCAGGGCACCCCGGACGACGTCATCGCCTGGTTCGCCGGGTACCGGACGCGCTTCTTCGCCGAACGCGGCCTGATCAGCGACGTCTCCGCCGTGTGGGAGGAGCTCGACGGAGCCTTCACCGACCAGGTCCGCGACCTGTGCTCCGGCCCCGACGGCAAGCAGTACATGATCCCCGACTCCACCGCCCCCTGGGCGGTGTTCCACCGCAGGAGCCTGTTCGAGGAGAACGGCTACGAGGCGCCCACCACCCGGGCGGAATTCGTCGAACTGTGCGAGCGCATGCGCCGCGACGGCCTCGAACCGATCGCCTCGGGCGTACGTGAGGGCTGGCCCGCCATGGGCATGTTCGACCACCTCAACCTGCGCCTGAACGGCCCCGAGTTCCACCTCGAACTCCTCGACGGCCTGCACTCCTGGGACTCCCCCGAGGTCCGCGCCGTCTTCGGCGCCTGGGCCGAGCTGCTGCCCCACCACCAGGCCGACCCCCTGGGCCGGGGCATCAACGAGGCACAGACCGCCCTGGTGCGCCGTGAGGCCGGGATGATGCTCTGCGGCATGTTCCTCACCCACGTCTTCCCCGAGGGCGAGGACCTGGACGACCTGGACTGCTTCCCCTTCCCCGAGTTCGACTCCGAGATCGGCGCCGACGTGGTCGAGGCCCCCATCGACGGGTTCATGGCCTCGGGAACCCTGCGCAACCCCGAGGCCGCACACGCCCTGCTGGCCCACTTCGGCACGCGCGAGGCCGAGGAGGTCTACACCGCGGTCGACCCCCAGGCACTGCCCCTGCGGCTGGACGCCGACACCAGCGCGTTCAGCCCACTGGAGGCCAAGGTCAACGACATGGTCGTCAACGCCGGAGCGCTCACCCAGTACATGGACCGGGACTCGCGCCCCGACTTCGCGTCCATCGTGATGATCCCCGCACTCCAGCGCTTCCTGAGCCGGCCCGACGACATCGCCGACCTGACCGCCAGCATCCAACGCCAGAAGCTGTCCATCTTCGGCCAGTGA
- a CDS encoding carbohydrate ABC transporter permease has translation MATPGTTAAPPSAPPARDRERPPRRGRTSLRHGRRDRISLALMLGVPAFLVIGLVWLPAAATVLLSFTRWDGIGGLDTIEWVGAQNYTDAFTLYPPFEPALRNNFVWLVFLFAVPTVLGMLFAVLLDRELRGGPLYQSVFYLPVVLSLALTGFIWQLIYSSDQGLLNAFLALVSDRPAVDWFGDPDINLYAVLVAAGWKHTGYIMLLYLAGLKAVDPSLREAAAIDGAGPVRTFTSVVFPALLPINVVVVVVTVIDALRAFDLVWIINRGRNGLELISALVTSNVIGEASRVGFGSALAVIMLAFSLVFIAIYVSTVLRGAQR, from the coding sequence ATGGCTACCCCCGGCACCACCGCCGCACCCCCGTCGGCTCCACCGGCCCGCGACCGGGAACGACCGCCCCGGCGCGGCCGCACCTCGCTGCGCCACGGACGCCGCGACCGGATCTCCCTCGCCCTCATGCTGGGCGTGCCCGCGTTCCTGGTGATCGGCCTGGTCTGGCTGCCCGCGGCCGCCACGGTCCTCCTGTCGTTCACCCGCTGGGACGGCATCGGCGGCCTGGACACCATCGAGTGGGTCGGCGCCCAGAACTACACCGACGCGTTCACCCTCTACCCGCCGTTCGAACCGGCACTGCGCAACAACTTCGTGTGGCTGGTGTTCCTGTTCGCGGTCCCCACCGTGCTGGGCATGCTCTTCGCGGTCCTGCTCGACCGGGAACTGCGCGGGGGGCCGCTCTACCAGAGCGTCTTCTACCTGCCCGTCGTACTCTCGCTGGCCCTGACCGGGTTCATCTGGCAGCTCATCTACTCCAGCGACCAGGGCCTGCTCAACGCCTTCCTCGCCCTGGTCTCCGACCGCCCTGCCGTGGACTGGTTCGGCGACCCCGACATCAACCTGTACGCGGTGCTGGTCGCGGCGGGATGGAAGCACACCGGCTACATCATGCTCCTCTACCTGGCGGGCCTGAAGGCCGTCGACCCCTCGCTGCGCGAGGCGGCCGCCATCGACGGCGCCGGACCGGTCCGCACGTTCACCAGCGTGGTCTTCCCCGCTTTGCTGCCGATCAACGTGGTCGTGGTCGTGGTGACCGTCATCGACGCCCTGCGGGCCTTCGACCTGGTATGGATCATCAACCGGGGCCGCAACGGACTGGAACTGATCTCCGCGCTGGTGACCTCCAACGTCATCGGCGAGGCCAGCCGGGTGGGCTTCGGCTCCGCCCTGGCCGTGATCATGCTCGCGTTCTCGCTCGTCTTCATCGCCATCTATGTGTCCACCGTGCTGAGAGGGGCCCAACGGTGA
- a CDS encoding carbohydrate ABC transporter permease: MTATTLPAAHRRRIRPARAALHTFLLITALAWFFPVLWAVINSFRDYDYTTVHGYLSLGGFTLDNYADAWTQGEMPVYFANSLLITVPAVVLTLFLSSCAAFVLSNYSRRFNLVMLAVFLAANLLPPQALLVPLFRLYTSIRLPYWISESGSLYDSHMGIVLIHVAFQIGFCTFVLSNFMKAMPTSLLEAARVDGASVFQQYWKVVLPLCRPSLAALATLLVTWIYNDFFWALALLSSGDKMPITTALQNLQGTFFVDYNLLSAGSVIVALPTLIVFFLLQRHFVAGLTLGASKE, encoded by the coding sequence GTGACCGCCACGACCCTGCCCGCGGCTCACCGCCGCCGGATCCGCCCCGCCCGGGCCGCTCTGCACACCTTCCTCCTCATCACCGCGCTGGCGTGGTTCTTCCCCGTGCTGTGGGCGGTGATCAACTCCTTCCGCGACTACGACTACACGACCGTGCACGGCTACCTGTCCCTGGGCGGCTTCACCCTGGACAACTACGCCGACGCCTGGACTCAGGGCGAGATGCCCGTCTACTTCGCGAACTCGCTGCTCATCACGGTCCCCGCCGTGGTCCTGACACTGTTCCTGTCCTCGTGCGCGGCGTTCGTGCTCAGCAACTACTCACGCCGCTTCAACCTGGTGATGCTCGCGGTGTTCCTGGCCGCGAACCTGCTGCCGCCCCAGGCGCTGCTCGTCCCGCTGTTCCGCCTCTACACCTCCATCCGACTGCCGTACTGGATCAGCGAGTCCGGTTCGCTCTACGACAGCCACATGGGCATCGTCCTCATCCACGTCGCCTTCCAGATCGGGTTCTGCACCTTCGTGCTGAGCAACTTCATGAAGGCGATGCCGACCTCGCTGTTGGAGGCGGCCAGGGTGGACGGGGCGAGCGTGTTCCAGCAGTACTGGAAGGTCGTCCTGCCCCTGTGCCGTCCCAGCCTGGCGGCCCTGGCCACCCTGCTGGTCACCTGGATCTACAACGACTTCTTCTGGGCGCTGGCGCTGCTCTCCAGCGGTGACAAGATGCCCATCACCACCGCGCTGCAGAACCTCCAGGGCACCTTCTTCGTCGACTACAACCTGCTGTCGGCCGGATCGGTCATCGTCGCCCTGCCGACACTGATCGTGTTCTTCCTGCTGCAGCGCCACTTCGTGGCCGGACTGACCCTGGGAGCCAGCAAAGAATGA